A portion of the Pseudomonas koreensis genome contains these proteins:
- a CDS encoding cobalamin-binding protein, translating into MRRLWLAVLLLALSSPALAALRVVSLAPSLSEIVVELDSADLLVGVLDAGERPAAIANVPSVGRYGQLDMERLLSLQPDLLLLWPGSVGAGQRDQLKRLNIPTFVAEPLTLAQLATQIEAIAGQLGRPERGAKRATELRKQLNDLRQRYRRDEPLRVFYQVWDKPLYTVGGGQIISDALEVCGARNVFADLNLPAPQVSVEAVLQRDPEVIVVGDQAQLGAWKAWPQVAAVRQGRLLLVSDKGLERPSGQMISATAKLCQLIAPDM; encoded by the coding sequence ATGCGTCGGCTGTGGCTGGCGGTTCTGCTGCTCGCCCTGAGCAGCCCGGCGCTGGCTGCATTGCGGGTGGTCAGCCTCGCGCCCTCGCTGTCTGAAATCGTCGTTGAACTGGATTCCGCCGACCTGCTGGTCGGCGTACTGGATGCGGGCGAGCGGCCGGCGGCGATTGCCAATGTTCCCTCCGTGGGGCGCTATGGTCAGCTCGACATGGAACGCCTGCTCAGTCTCCAGCCGGACTTGTTGCTGCTCTGGCCCGGCAGTGTCGGCGCGGGGCAGCGTGATCAGCTCAAACGTCTGAACATCCCCACCTTCGTCGCCGAGCCGCTCACGTTGGCGCAACTGGCAACACAGATTGAGGCCATTGCCGGACAGCTCGGGCGTCCTGAACGTGGGGCGAAACGAGCGACCGAATTGCGCAAGCAGCTGAATGATCTGCGCCAGCGTTATCGCCGTGACGAACCGCTACGGGTTTTCTATCAAGTCTGGGACAAGCCGCTGTACACCGTCGGTGGCGGGCAGATCATCAGCGATGCGCTCGAGGTGTGCGGCGCGCGCAATGTGTTCGCCGACCTGAATCTGCCGGCGCCGCAGGTGAGTGTCGAGGCGGTATTGCAGCGTGATCCCGAGGTGATTGTCGTCGGTGATCAGGCCCAGCTAGGGGCGTGGAAGGCCTGGCCGCAGGTGGCGGCGGTCAGGCAGGGGCGGTTGTTGCTGGTCAGTGATAAAGGTCTGGAAAGGCCCAGTGGTCAGATGATCAGTGCGACCGCCAAGCTCTGCCAATTGATCGCGCCGGACATGTAG
- a CDS encoding MFS transporter: protein MTRGQVRRRLSVAWWQYLALALLPLFVLNALFGEGQGLLPVLAMPLFIAGVASMFVSLKYFARYKHALIATQKALDTADEPAAWIALAARRRAALLVASLPAWTGALAVFVGLEAVPLMLLALSTAVLFYLYRIPRQLG, encoded by the coding sequence GTGACCCGCGGCCAGGTGCGGCGGCGGTTGTCGGTGGCCTGGTGGCAATACCTGGCGTTGGCCCTGTTGCCGCTGTTCGTGCTCAATGCGCTGTTTGGCGAAGGCCAAGGCTTGTTGCCGGTGCTGGCGATGCCTTTGTTCATCGCTGGCGTGGCCTCGATGTTTGTCAGCCTGAAGTACTTTGCTCGCTACAAACACGCGCTGATCGCCACGCAAAAAGCCCTCGATACTGCCGATGAACCCGCCGCCTGGATTGCGCTTGCGGCGCGTCGGCGTGCGGCGTTGCTGGTGGCGTCTTTGCCGGCGTGGACTGGCGCGCTGGCGGTGTTCGTCGGCCTCGAAGCCGTGCCGTTGATGCTGCTGGCGCTGTCGACCGCAGTGCTGTTCTACCTCTACCGTATTCCGCGTCAACTCGGTTGA
- the ribA gene encoding GTP cyclohydrolase II gives MPVVFVAASKLPTPFAQFTMHGFLDESTGREHVVLSLGEIADGAPVLGRLHSECLTGDALFSQRCDCGSQLEAALQAIAREGRGVLLYLRQEGRGIGLLNKIRAYELQDGGADTVEANERLGFAADQRDYAMCLPMLEHLGVKSLRLMTNNPRKVKALTDMGIVVAERVPLHTGHNPHNKLYLATKASKLDHMMGNEHQGEADRA, from the coding sequence GTGCCTGTCGTCTTCGTCGCCGCTTCCAAGCTGCCAACGCCTTTTGCGCAATTCACCATGCACGGCTTTCTTGATGAGAGCACCGGGCGTGAGCACGTCGTGTTGAGCCTCGGTGAGATTGCCGACGGTGCCCCGGTACTCGGTCGCCTGCACTCCGAATGCCTGACCGGCGATGCCTTGTTCAGCCAGCGTTGCGACTGCGGCTCGCAACTGGAAGCCGCGCTGCAGGCTATCGCCCGCGAAGGCCGTGGCGTGCTGCTGTATCTGCGTCAGGAAGGCCGCGGCATCGGGCTGCTGAACAAGATTCGCGCCTACGAGTTGCAGGACGGCGGCGCCGACACCGTGGAAGCCAACGAGCGTCTGGGCTTTGCTGCCGATCAGCGCGACTACGCCATGTGCCTGCCGATGCTCGAACACCTAGGCGTGAAATCCCTGCGCTTGATGACCAACAACCCGCGCAAGGTCAAAGCGCTGACCGACATGGGCATCGTCGTCGCCGAACGCGTGCCGCTGCACACCGGCCACAATCCGCACAACAAACTCTACCTGGCGACCAAGGCCAGCAAGCTCGACCATATGATGGGCAACGAGCATCAGGGCGAGGCCGACCGCGCGTGA
- a CDS encoding substrate-binding periplasmic protein has translation MLRRGLALLVLALLGTFAHAQAASPVPAVIHLASEEWEDYTAADGHGLAWDVLRKVFEPAGVMLDIRTVPYTRSIGLVQLKEVDALVGSYRDEATQVLYPQWKFDSDHVYALGLASSPPPTQATLGKYRLAWVRGYRYENYLPNIKRFNQIERRTGILLMLKQGRADYYIDALTEVQAVVRDAADPTQYRYSHLAELPLFLGFADTAQARTLMALYDRRMAELVKSGELKPIFEKWQQPYPFNPN, from the coding sequence ATGCTGCGACGCGGCTTGGCGCTGCTGGTTCTGGCTCTGCTGGGCACGTTCGCCCATGCGCAGGCCGCCTCGCCTGTGCCTGCGGTTATCCATCTGGCCAGCGAAGAATGGGAAGACTACACCGCCGCTGATGGTCATGGTCTGGCCTGGGACGTTCTGCGCAAAGTGTTCGAACCGGCCGGGGTGATGCTGGACATTCGCACCGTGCCGTACACCCGTTCGATCGGGCTGGTGCAGTTGAAGGAAGTCGACGCGCTGGTCGGCTCCTACCGCGACGAAGCCACGCAGGTGCTGTACCCGCAGTGGAAATTCGATTCCGATCACGTCTACGCGCTGGGCCTGGCGAGCAGCCCGCCGCCGACCCAGGCGACTTTGGGCAAATACCGCCTGGCCTGGGTGCGCGGCTACCGCTACGAAAATTATCTGCCGAACATCAAGCGCTTCAACCAGATCGAACGGCGCACCGGCATTCTGCTGATGCTCAAGCAGGGACGGGCCGATTACTACATCGACGCACTGACCGAGGTTCAGGCGGTTGTGCGCGATGCCGCGGATCCGACGCAGTACCGTTATTCGCATCTGGCTGAATTGCCGCTGTTTCTCGGTTTCGCCGATACCGCGCAGGCCCGGACGTTGATGGCGCTGTATGACCGGCGCATGGCGGAACTGGTCAAGAGCGGAGAGCTGAAACCGATCTTCGAGAAGTGGCAGCAGCCGTATCCGTTCAACCCGAACTGA
- a CDS encoding phosphatidylglycerophosphatase A family protein, with the protein MTDHPKQVPAEFVPPSVWRNPWHFLAFGFGSGTLPKAPGTWGSLVALPFIPLWQMLPDWGYWLMLGITMLFGFWLCGKVADDLRVHDHEGIVWDEMVGMWITLWLVPEGWYWLLAGFLVFRFFDVLKPWPIRWIDKHVHGGVGIMLDDVLAGVFAWAAMQGLVWIFA; encoded by the coding sequence GTGACAGATCACCCGAAACAGGTTCCTGCCGAGTTCGTGCCTCCTTCGGTCTGGCGCAATCCGTGGCATTTCCTCGCATTCGGCTTCGGCTCCGGCACCTTGCCCAAGGCGCCTGGCACGTGGGGCTCGCTGGTGGCGCTGCCGTTCATTCCGTTGTGGCAGATGCTCCCCGACTGGGGTTACTGGCTGATGCTCGGCATCACCATGCTGTTCGGCTTCTGGCTGTGCGGCAAAGTGGCCGACGATTTGCGCGTGCACGACCACGAAGGCATCGTCTGGGACGAAATGGTCGGCATGTGGATAACCTTGTGGCTGGTGCCGGAAGGCTGGTACTGGCTGCTCGCCGGTTTTCTGGTGTTCCGCTTCTTCGATGTTCTCAAACCGTGGCCGATCCGCTGGATCGATAAACATGTGCACGGCGGCGTCGGCATCATGCTCGACGATGTGCTGGCCGGCGTGTTTGCATGGGCGGCGATGCAAGGGCTGGTATGGATATTTGCCTGA
- the thiL gene encoding thiamine-phosphate kinase, whose product MGEFELIRNFFAAAPCAQGGEGVALGIGDDCALLAVPAGEQLAVSTDTLVAGVHFADPCDPFLLGQRSLAVAVSDLAAMGATPVAFTLALTLPTVTADWLQAYARGLNHMAQGCGVSLVGGDTTRGPLSLTVTVFGRVPAGQALTRSGAQAGDLLCVGGELGNAAGALPLVLGQRDAAPEVGQPLLDHYWSPQPQLALGLALRGKATAALDISDGLLADCGHIALASKVRLEIERERVPLSDALVAFLGQRGAERAALSGGDDYVLAFTLPSAELPALQGDGWPIHVIGRVASGDGVVLLDRDGRDITPQIRGYQHFQETP is encoded by the coding sequence ATGGGCGAGTTTGAGCTGATCCGCAATTTCTTCGCCGCCGCGCCTTGTGCGCAGGGCGGCGAAGGCGTTGCTTTGGGGATCGGCGACGACTGCGCCTTGCTGGCGGTTCCCGCTGGGGAACAGCTGGCGGTTTCCACCGATACGCTGGTGGCCGGTGTGCATTTCGCCGACCCCTGCGATCCGTTTCTGCTCGGTCAGCGCTCGCTGGCCGTCGCGGTCAGCGATCTGGCCGCCATGGGCGCCACGCCCGTTGCCTTTACCCTTGCCCTGACTTTACCGACGGTGACTGCCGATTGGCTGCAAGCCTATGCCCGTGGTTTGAACCACATGGCGCAAGGCTGCGGCGTATCCCTGGTCGGCGGCGACACCACGCGCGGGCCGTTGAGCCTGACCGTCACCGTGTTCGGCCGCGTACCGGCTGGTCAGGCCTTGACCCGCAGCGGTGCGCAGGCCGGTGATCTGCTCTGCGTCGGCGGCGAACTGGGCAACGCTGCCGGCGCCTTGCCGCTGGTGCTGGGCCAGCGTGATGCCGCGCCCGAGGTCGGCCAGCCTCTGCTCGATCATTACTGGTCGCCGCAACCACAACTGGCGCTCGGTCTGGCCCTGCGCGGCAAGGCCACGGCGGCGCTGGACATCTCCGACGGCCTGCTCGCCGATTGCGGGCATATCGCGCTGGCATCGAAGGTACGACTTGAGATTGAACGCGAGCGCGTACCGTTGTCGGATGCTTTAGTCGCATTTCTCGGTCAGCGCGGTGCCGAGCGCGCGGCATTGAGCGGAGGCGATGACTACGTGCTGGCCTTCACCTTGCCGTCCGCCGAGTTGCCGGCACTGCAGGGCGACGGCTGGCCGATCCATGTGATCGGGCGTGTGGCGTCGGGCGACGGCGTGGTTCTGCTGGATCGCGATGGGCGCGACATCACCCCGCAAATTCGCGGCTACCAACATTTTCAGGAGACACCGTGA
- the nusB gene encoding transcription antitermination factor NusB gives MISDESDRFNPRDPKPADAGKPSKSAKRREARQLATQALYQWHMARQSLNEIEAQFRVDNDFTDVDGAYFREILHGVPQFKTEIDTALTPCLDLAIEELDPVELAVLRLSTWELLKRVDVPYRVVINEGIELAKVFGSTDGHKFVNGVLDKLAPRLREAEVKAFKR, from the coding sequence GTGATTAGCGACGAAAGCGATCGTTTCAACCCGCGCGATCCGAAACCTGCGGATGCCGGCAAGCCGTCGAAGAGCGCCAAGCGTCGCGAAGCCCGTCAGCTCGCGACCCAGGCACTGTACCAGTGGCACATGGCCCGGCAATCGCTGAACGAGATCGAAGCGCAGTTTCGCGTTGATAACGATTTCACCGATGTCGACGGTGCCTACTTCCGCGAAATCCTCCACGGGGTTCCGCAGTTCAAGACCGAAATCGACACCGCCCTGACGCCGTGCCTGGATTTGGCGATCGAAGAGCTGGACCCGGTTGAACTGGCGGTTCTGCGCCTGTCGACCTGGGAGCTGCTCAAGCGCGTCGACGTGCCGTACCGCGTTGTGATCAACGAAGGTATCGAGCTGGCCAAGGTGTTCGGTTCGACCGACGGCCACAAGTTCGTCAACGGCGTGCTCGACAAGCTGGCCCCGCGCCTGCGTGAAGCTGAAGTGAAGGCGTTCAAGCGCTGA
- the ribH gene encoding 6,7-dimethyl-8-ribityllumazine synthase — MTLKTIEGTFIAPKSRYALVVGRFNSFVVESLVSGAVDALVRHGVSESDITIIRAPGAFEIPLVAQKVAQKGEFAAIIALGAVIRGGTPHFEYVAGECTKGLAQVSMEFGVPVAFGVLTVDSIEQAIERSGTKAGNKGAEAALSALEMVSLLAQLEAK; from the coding sequence ATGACCCTGAAGACCATCGAAGGTACCTTCATCGCCCCTAAAAGCCGCTACGCTCTGGTAGTGGGCCGCTTCAACAGCTTCGTGGTTGAAAGCCTGGTCAGCGGTGCCGTTGATGCCCTGGTTCGCCACGGCGTGAGCGAAAGCGACATCACCATCATCCGCGCCCCGGGCGCCTTCGAAATCCCGCTGGTTGCGCAGAAAGTCGCCCAGAAAGGCGAGTTCGCAGCCATCATCGCCCTCGGCGCGGTCATTCGTGGCGGTACTCCGCACTTCGAATACGTGGCTGGCGAGTGCACCAAAGGCCTGGCCCAGGTCTCCATGGAATTCGGCGTACCGGTCGCATTCGGCGTGCTGACCGTTGATTCCATCGAACAAGCCATCGAACGTTCCGGCACCAAGGCCGGTAACAAAGGTGCCGAAGCTGCCCTGTCCGCTCTGGAAATGGTCAGCCTGCTGGCGCAGTTGGAGGCCAAGTGA
- the ribBA gene encoding bifunctional 3,4-dihydroxy-2-butanone-4-phosphate synthase/GTP cyclohydrolase II: MALNSIEELVEDIRQGKMVILMDDEDRENEGDLIMAAECCQAEHINFMAKHARGLICMPMSRERCELLKLPLMAPRNGSGFGTKFTVSIEAAEGVTTGISAADRARTVQAAAAKDAKAEDIVSPGHIFPLMAQAGGTLARAGHTEAACDLARMAGFEPSGVICEVMNDDGTMSRRAELEAFAAEHNIKIGTIADLIHYRMIHERTVQRIAEQPLDSELGQFNLVTYRDSVEGDVHMALTLGTVCAEEPTLVRVHNMDPLRDLLMVKQPGRWSLRAAMAAVAEAGSGVVLLLGHPLDGDVLLAHIRETADQAPTKKPTTYSIVGAGSQILRDLGVRKMRLMSAPMKFNAISGFDLEVVEYVPSE; encoded by the coding sequence GTGGCGCTCAATAGCATCGAAGAACTGGTTGAAGACATCCGCCAAGGCAAGATGGTCATCCTCATGGATGACGAAGACCGCGAGAACGAAGGCGACCTGATCATGGCCGCCGAATGCTGCCAGGCCGAACACATCAACTTCATGGCCAAGCACGCCCGTGGCCTGATCTGCATGCCGATGAGCCGCGAGCGCTGCGAACTGTTGAAGCTGCCGCTGATGGCGCCGCGCAACGGTTCCGGTTTCGGCACCAAGTTCACCGTCTCGATCGAAGCCGCCGAAGGCGTGACCACCGGCATCTCCGCCGCCGATCGCGCGCGCACCGTGCAAGCGGCAGCCGCCAAAGACGCCAAGGCTGAAGACATCGTCAGCCCGGGCCACATCTTCCCGCTGATGGCCCAGGCTGGCGGTACCCTCGCTCGCGCCGGCCACACCGAAGCCGCTTGCGACCTGGCGCGCATGGCCGGTTTCGAGCCGAGCGGGGTGATCTGCGAAGTGATGAACGACGACGGCACCATGTCCCGTCGCGCTGAACTGGAAGCGTTCGCCGCCGAACACAACATCAAGATCGGCACCATCGCCGACCTGATTCACTACCGGATGATCCACGAACGTACCGTTCAGCGGATTGCCGAGCAGCCGCTGGACAGCGAACTGGGCCAATTCAACCTGGTGACCTATCGTGATTCGGTGGAAGGCGACGTGCACATGGCCCTGACGCTGGGCACTGTCTGCGCGGAAGAGCCGACCCTGGTTCGTGTGCACAACATGGACCCGCTGCGCGACCTGCTGATGGTCAAGCAACCGGGGCGCTGGAGCCTGCGCGCCGCCATGGCTGCGGTCGCCGAGGCGGGCAGCGGTGTGGTGCTGCTGCTCGGTCACCCGCTCGATGGCGACGTGCTGCTGGCGCATATCCGTGAAACCGCTGATCAGGCGCCGACGAAAAAACCGACCACCTACAGCATCGTCGGTGCCGGTTCGCAGATCCTGCGAGACCTCGGCGTGCGCAAAATGCGCTTGATGTCGGCACCGATGAAGTTCAATGCGATATCCGGTTTCGATCTGGAAGTTGTAGAATACGTGCCCTCCGAATAA
- a CDS encoding riboflavin synthase — protein MFTGIIESIGSIRALTPKGGDVRVHVATGKLDLSDVKLGDSIAVNGVCLTAVELPGDGFAADVSRETLDCTAMNDLKSGSPVNLEKALTPTTRLGGHLVSGHVDGVGEVVSRSDNARAVEFRIRAPKELAKYIAHKGSITVDGTSLTVNEVDGAEFLLTIIPHTLSETIMAAYKPGRRVNLEVDLLARYLERLLLGDKAAEKTAGSTITESFLAQNGYLKS, from the coding sequence ATGTTCACCGGCATCATCGAATCCATCGGCAGTATCCGCGCACTGACCCCAAAGGGCGGTGATGTGCGGGTGCACGTCGCAACCGGCAAGCTCGATCTGAGCGACGTCAAACTCGGCGACAGCATCGCGGTCAACGGCGTTTGCCTGACCGCCGTCGAGTTGCCGGGTGACGGCTTTGCCGCCGACGTCAGCCGCGAAACCCTTGATTGCACCGCCATGAATGACCTGAAAAGCGGCAGCCCGGTCAATCTGGAAAAAGCCCTGACCCCGACCACTCGCCTCGGCGGGCATCTGGTCAGCGGTCACGTCGATGGCGTCGGCGAAGTGGTCTCGCGCAGCGACAATGCCCGCGCCGTGGAATTTCGCATCCGCGCGCCGAAGGAACTGGCCAAGTACATCGCCCACAAAGGCTCGATCACCGTCGACGGCACCAGCCTGACCGTGAACGAAGTCGATGGCGCCGAATTCCTGCTGACGATCATTCCACACACCCTCAGCGAAACCATCATGGCTGCGTACAAGCCGGGCCGTCGGGTGAATCTCGAAGTCGACTTGCTGGCGCGTTATCTGGAGCGTCTGCTGCTGGGTGACAAGGCTGCAGAAAAGACCGCCGGCAGCACCATCACCGAAAGCTTTCTGGCCCAAAACGGCTATCTCAAATCCTGA
- the ribD gene encoding bifunctional diaminohydroxyphosphoribosylaminopyrimidine deaminase/5-amino-6-(5-phosphoribosylamino)uracil reductase RibD: MTTAAEQAILDAHFMARALELARKGHYTTHPNPRVGCVLVRDGQIVGEGWHERAGEPHAEVHALRAAGELARGATAYVTLEPCSHHGRTPPCADALVTAGVARVVAAMRDPNPQVAGRGLQRLAEAGIATESGVLEAEARKLNQGFLKRMEHGLPFVRVKLAMSLDGRTAMESGESQWITGTAARSAVQRLRAEAAVVLTGADTVLADGARLTVRADELGLDSEQTALAMSRPPLRVLIDGRLRVPLDAPFFKAGPALVATCVAVEEQYANGPECLIVPGDDGQVDLHQLLIELANRGTNEVLVEAGPRLAGAFAQLGLVDEFVIFIAGKFLGSTARPLLDWPLAQMKDAPELKITEIRAVGDDWRVTAIPVPSARV, translated from the coding sequence ATGACCACCGCCGCCGAGCAGGCGATCCTCGACGCGCATTTCATGGCCCGCGCGCTGGAGCTGGCGCGCAAGGGCCACTACACCACCCATCCCAATCCGCGGGTCGGTTGCGTGCTGGTGCGTGACGGACAGATTGTCGGTGAAGGCTGGCATGAGCGCGCCGGCGAACCCCATGCCGAAGTCCACGCCCTGCGCGCGGCCGGTGAACTGGCCCGGGGCGCGACGGCGTACGTGACCCTCGAACCTTGCAGCCACCACGGGCGCACGCCACCGTGTGCCGATGCCTTGGTGACCGCTGGCGTTGCCCGGGTCGTGGCGGCGATGCGCGATCCCAATCCGCAAGTCGCTGGACGTGGTTTGCAGCGCTTGGCCGAGGCCGGTATCGCCACGGAAAGTGGGGTGCTGGAAGCGGAAGCACGCAAGCTCAATCAAGGTTTTCTGAAACGCATGGAACATGGCTTGCCGTTCGTGCGGGTCAAGTTGGCCATGAGCCTCGACGGGCGCACGGCGATGGAAAGCGGCGAGAGCCAGTGGATCACCGGCACGGCGGCGCGTTCTGCGGTGCAGCGTTTGCGTGCCGAAGCGGCAGTGGTATTGACCGGCGCCGACACGGTGCTGGCCGATGGCGCACGGCTGACCGTGCGCGCTGACGAACTCGGTCTCGACAGCGAACAAACTGCGCTGGCCATGAGTCGCCCGCCATTGCGCGTGTTGATCGACGGCCGTTTGCGGGTGCCGCTGGATGCGCCGTTCTTCAAGGCCGGGCCGGCGCTGGTCGCCACCTGTGTTGCGGTCGAAGAGCAATACGCCAACGGCCCGGAATGCCTGATCGTGCCGGGTGACGACGGCCAGGTCGATTTGCATCAACTGCTGATCGAACTGGCCAACCGTGGCACCAACGAGGTGCTGGTCGAGGCTGGTCCGCGTCTGGCCGGCGCCTTTGCGCAACTCGGTCTGGTCGACGAATTCGTGATCTTCATCGCCGGCAAGTTTCTCGGCTCCACGGCGCGTCCGTTACTCGACTGGCCGCTGGCGCAGATGAAGGACGCGCCGGAGCTGAAAATCACTGAAATCCGTGCGGTGGGCGATGACTGGCGAGTCACTGCGATCCCTGTCCCTTCAGCCCGCGTATAA
- the nrdR gene encoding transcriptional regulator NrdR: MHCPFCGANDTKVIDSRLVAEGEQVRRRRECLACGERFTTFETAELVLPRLIKTDGSRQPFDEEKLRAGMQRALEKRPVSVERLESSLVHIKHKLRATGEREVKSLVVGELVMAELQKLDEVAYIRFASVYKRFQDLNEFREEIDRLAREPVKE; the protein is encoded by the coding sequence ATGCACTGTCCCTTCTGCGGTGCCAACGACACCAAGGTCATCGACTCGCGTCTGGTCGCCGAGGGCGAACAGGTGCGCCGCCGGCGTGAATGCCTGGCCTGCGGCGAACGTTTCACGACATTCGAGACGGCCGAACTGGTGTTGCCGCGCCTGATCAAAACCGACGGCAGCCGCCAACCGTTCGACGAAGAAAAACTCCGCGCCGGCATGCAGCGCGCGCTGGAGAAACGTCCGGTCAGCGTCGAGCGCCTCGAATCCTCTCTGGTCCACATCAAGCACAAGCTGCGCGCCACCGGCGAGCGCGAGGTCAAATCCCTCGTGGTCGGCGAACTAGTGATGGCCGAGCTGCAAAAGCTTGATGAGGTCGCCTATATCCGTTTCGCTTCGGTGTACAAGCGCTTTCAGGACCTCAACGAATTCCGCGAAGAGATCGACCGCCTCGCCCGCGAACCGGTGAAAGAATGA
- a CDS encoding YbaY family lipoprotein has translation MPLRPLVLLSLFSLLVACGSDAPKPQPPTPGPAPQQAQKKAKEAAELGPLPAHQRELSGTLQGVPAGAEVELALLVIDEKDRPQQLLASSSLIGNNQILPFHLRFNPEAFPVGARVELRGRASQSGQLILHLPSQTITQPTTQALGQLQFVKAP, from the coding sequence ATGCCGTTACGTCCGCTCGTTTTGCTCAGTCTTTTCAGCCTGCTGGTGGCCTGTGGCAGCGACGCACCCAAGCCGCAACCGCCGACGCCAGGCCCCGCGCCACAGCAGGCGCAGAAAAAAGCCAAAGAGGCCGCCGAACTCGGCCCGCTGCCGGCGCATCAGCGCGAATTGAGCGGCACCCTGCAAGGCGTGCCGGCCGGCGCCGAAGTCGAACTGGCGCTGCTGGTGATCGACGAAAAGGACCGCCCGCAGCAACTGCTCGCCAGTTCCAGCCTGATCGGCAACAACCAGATCCTGCCGTTTCACCTGCGTTTCAATCCCGAAGCGTTCCCAGTCGGCGCACGGGTTGAACTGCGTGGTCGGGCCAGCCAGTCCGGGCAACTGATACTGCACCTGCCGTCCCAGACCATCACCCAACCGACCACCCAGGCGTTGGGCCAGCTGCAATTCGTCAAAGCGCCATGA
- a CDS encoding class I SAM-dependent methyltransferase: MTAPLDLQQALGELLGDARLKACALPGTDLQLWLIDGDNMAREFSQEETQRILHEPPYWSFCWASGLAVARYLAEFPEWVRGKRVLDFGAGSGIAGIAAVKAGALEVVACDLDPLAIAACRANAELNAVQMNYSTDFFAEADRFDLILVADVLYDRANLPLLDAFLSRGREALVADSRVRDFRHPLYERIEMLEAMTLPDLAEPEEFRHVSLYHARR, encoded by the coding sequence ATGACGGCACCGCTCGACCTGCAACAGGCCTTGGGCGAATTGCTCGGCGACGCCAGACTGAAAGCCTGCGCGTTGCCGGGCACTGATTTGCAGCTGTGGCTGATCGACGGCGACAACATGGCCCGCGAGTTCAGTCAGGAAGAAACCCAGCGCATCCTGCACGAACCGCCGTACTGGAGTTTTTGCTGGGCCAGTGGTCTGGCGGTGGCGCGCTATCTGGCGGAGTTTCCCGAATGGGTTCGCGGCAAGCGGGTGCTGGATTTCGGCGCCGGTTCCGGAATTGCCGGGATCGCGGCGGTGAAGGCCGGGGCGCTGGAAGTGGTGGCTTGCGATCTCGATCCGTTGGCGATCGCCGCGTGCCGGGCGAATGCCGAGCTCAATGCTGTGCAGATGAACTACTCGACGGATTTCTTTGCCGAGGCCGATCGCTTCGATCTGATCCTGGTCGCCGACGTGTTGTACGACCGGGCCAATCTGCCGCTGCTCGATGCGTTTCTCAGTCGAGGGCGCGAGGCGCTGGTGGCGGACTCGCGGGTGCGGGATTTTCGTCATCCGCTGTATGAGCGCATTGAAATGCTCGAGGCGATGACCTTGCCGGATCTGGCCGAGCCTGAGGAATTCAGACATGTCAGCCTCTACCATGCGCGGCGCTAG